The following proteins are co-located in the Mustelus asterias unplaced genomic scaffold, sMusAst1.hap1.1 HAP1_SCAFFOLD_1019, whole genome shotgun sequence genome:
- the LOC144487750 gene encoding uncharacterized protein LOC144487750, with the protein MYGRAVFFLKAKRAVHLALERGLTVFTTRLKEHQPTGRKKPWNCEDCGKRYRSPSDLEAHRRSHTGERPFTCSVCGKGFGRSSTLKTHQRVHTGEKQFICSQCGKGFILSSHLQTHQRVHTGERPFTCSQCGKGFTQLAHLQSHQRIHTGERPFTCSWCGMGFSDSSTLQRHQRVHTGEKPFTCLQCGKGFTLLCNLLRHRRVHTGERPFICSQCGKGFNDSSTLQTHQRVHTGERPFTCSQCGKGFTLSHQLLRHQQFHTGDRPFTCSECGKRFTLLTPLLRHQRVHTGERPFTCSECGKGFTLSCNLLRHQRVHTGEKPFICSQCGKGFSDSSNLQTHQRVHAGERPFTCSQCRKGFSDASRLRRHQKIHK; encoded by the exons gtattcacaacaaggctcaaagagcatcagcccactggacgcaaa AAACCATGGAActgtgaggattgtgggaagagatacagatcccCATCAGacctggaagctcatcggcgcagccacactggggagaggccattcacctgctctgtgtgtgggaagggattcggtcGTTCATCTACCTTaaagacacaccagcgagttcacactggggagaaacagttcatatgttctcagtgtgggaagggattcattctgtCATCCCAccttcagacacaccagcgagttcacaccggggagagaccattcacctgctctcagtgtgggaagggattcactcagttagccCACTTGCAGtctcaccagcgaattcacactggggagaggccattcacctgctcttggtgtgggatgggattcagtgattcatccaccctgcagagacaccagcgagttcacactggggagaagccattcacctgcttgcagtgtggaaagggattcactctttTGTGCAACTTGTTGAGACacaggcgagttcacactggagagaggccattcatctgctctcagtgtggaaaaggattcaatgattcatccaccctgcagacacaccagcgagttcacaccggggagagaccattcacctgctctcagtgtgggaagggattcactttgtCACACCAGCTGTTGAGACACCAGCAGTTTCACACTGGGGataggcccttcacctgctcagagtgcgGGAAGCGATTCACTTTGTTAACCCCCCTGTtgcgacaccagcgagttcacactggggagagaccattcacctgctctgagtgtgggaagggattcactctttcATGCaacctgttgagacaccagcgagttcacactggggaaaagccattcatctgctctcagtgtgggaagggattcagtgattcatctaacctacagactcaccagcgagttcatgctggggagaggccattcacttgctctcaatgtaggaagggattcagtgatgcctCTCGTCTGCGAAGGCACCAAAAaattcacaagtga
- the LOC144487756 gene encoding uncharacterized protein LOC144487756: MREIDQWQRLEDRMGAGPVVFQCCGFRHPSAVETHRRSHTGERPFSCSQCGKGFTQSSSLQRHQRVHTGASTFTCSQCGKGFTQFSSLQRHQQVHTGARPFTCSDCGKGFTRLSHLLSHYLTHTNERPFKCSDCGSRFKSSRELISHQRVHTGERPFRRSSALRRHQRVHTGEKPFTCSECGKGFTEFRNLQTHQLLHTGERSSRNKRS, from the exons ATGCGGGAGATTGACCAATGGCAACGCTTGGAGGACCGGATGGGCGCTGGTCCAGTGGTCTTCCAGTGTTGT ggattcaggcacccatctgcagtggaaactcatcgacgcagccacactggggagcgaccattcagctgctctcaatgtgggaagggattcactcagtcatccagcctgcagagacaccagcgagttcacactggggcgagtacgtttacctgctctcagtgtgggaagggattcactcagttctccagcctgcagagacaccagcaagttcacactggggcgaggccgttcacctgttctgactgtgggaagggattcactcgcttatcccacctgctgagccactatctcactcacaccaatgagagaccctttaaatgctctgactgtgggagcagattcaaaagCTCTCGAGAACTGATttcccaccagcgagttcacactggggagagacc gtttagaaggtCATCCgcactgcggagacaccagcgagttcacaccggggaaaaACCATTTACATGCtcggagtgtggaaagggattcactgagtTCCGCAATCTACAGACACACCAGctacttcacactggggagag aaGTAGCAGGAACAAACGTTCATGA